A genomic stretch from Peptococcaceae bacterium includes:
- a CDS encoding N-acetyltransferase, with product MRDYFVHESSYVDEPCRIGKNTKIWHFSHIMKECKIGENCNIGQNVFIAMGVILGNNVKVQNNVSIYTGVICEDDVFLGPSMVFTNVINPRSFIERKSEYKKTLVKKGASIGANATIVCGNTIGRYALIGAGSVVTADVPDHGLVFGNPAGLKGWVCRCGEKLNFEGKKSICKKCASMYIMISDLEIKEVEE from the coding sequence TTGAGGGATTATTTCGTTCATGAATCTTCATACGTTGACGAGCCCTGCCGGATAGGCAAAAATACAAAGATATGGCATTTCTCGCATATTATGAAAGAATGCAAGATAGGAGAAAACTGCAATATCGGCCAAAACGTGTTTATTGCCATGGGAGTAATTTTGGGAAATAACGTCAAGGTCCAAAACAATGTTTCGATTTATACCGGAGTCATTTGCGAGGACGACGTTTTTCTCGGGCCGTCCATGGTGTTCACAAATGTAATAAATCCACGGAGCTTTATTGAACGAAAAAGCGAATACAAAAAGACACTAGTTAAAAAAGGCGCCAGTATTGGGGCGAATGCAACCATTGTGTGCGGTAACACTATTGGGCGATATGCCCTTATCGGTGCCGGTTCGGTGGTTACCGCCGATGTGCCGGATCATGGGCTTGTTTTTGGCAACCCGGCCGGCCTTAAAGGTTGGGTGTGCAGGTGCGGGGAAAAGTTGAATTTTGAAGGCAAGAAGTCGATTTGTAAGAAGTGCGCGTCAATGTACATAATGATTAGTGACCTTGAAATAAAAGAGGTAGAAGAATGA
- a CDS encoding ArsR family transcriptional regulator produces the protein MGESTNGIRVELNRLSKAGLLCTEKDGRTIKYKANTKHSLFSDLHSLVLKYTGIDQLIDIVIAHLGNVEIAFITGDYAQGIDSGLIDLVIVGDVDKNYLQLLVDKSEQLINRKIRTLVFSNIEFERYKRNLDIDNALIVWEAEDKRS, from the coding sequence TTGGGTGAGTCAACAAATGGGATCAGGGTGGAACTTAACCGTCTATCTAAAGCCGGTCTGCTGTGTACTGAAAAAGATGGAAGAACGATTAAATACAAAGCGAACACGAAACATTCCCTTTTTTCCGATTTACATAGTCTTGTGCTTAAGTATACGGGGATCGACCAGTTAATTGATATAGTGATAGCCCATCTCGGCAATGTGGAAATAGCTTTTATTACTGGTGACTATGCCCAGGGGATTGATTCCGGCTTAATCGATCTGGTGATTGTAGGAGATGTCGACAAAAACTATCTACAGTTGCTGGTAGACAAATCCGAACAGCTTATTAACAGGAAGATTCGCACATTAGTGTTCAGCAATATAGAGTTTGAAAGATATAAAAGAAACCTGGACATTGATAATGCGCTAATCGTTTGGGAAGCGGAGGATAAGAGAAGTTGA
- a CDS encoding O-antigen ligase family protein, with protein MARNIKKGSHLAGHQKKEDYIKYLYYGLIILLVVSPLWKGVFLERDQLIINLLIGMLFLVALVKGFNSKFSLIDILIAFFVLINFMAIINGANKWLSIQAAYNYLGLFMVYLIAAECICIKREHESLYTAIFITGVAVAVIGLLSASDGLNLFERSFSGNRIGSTFGYANTLAVYLSAVLMIGLNGFGKTKNTAERLFLLIANYLILICLFGTQSRGGFITFAIMTALLFIYNWEAWNKNKALALIMCQLMAGGGIGVLFLDRVISKSYFFAWGLVLTGAAALIGFNYIFQRYFSNNDKADKYLKAIIFPAVVSIFLYGITKGGFIAYNLLGRIINLNINDVDIYHRIVFYKDAIKLIAASPLIGYGGGAWEAMYKTARSLPYYTTQVHNNILEIAVESGALGLLSFLGASLLLIIKALFTKSNRALALPGIIALGLFIHGIMDFDFSYGAIGIIFWSMLGVINGNTKSKGWVLRPVRFAAIIITVVFILSTCSLVLSIYYNDKIVGAQKQGDIDLMLKYAEKAARFNPFAEKTHMNIANIYFNKYVDSMDVKYMEKALEHVDYAIKYDRYQSDWYSTKANYLAFIGDARAVDYYKKAISINKYDGSEYADAANIELLLAKDLIINKENIIEGKKHLLQAIEIEKMAERQEKEVPKDYPWRTEWRLKHPKLIKTIGYVYIYLNDMEKAKEYFETSKKYNEQPMEWAEVLVYGYNIEAYDDKVINEVNQAQKAIGMLMSVK; from the coding sequence ATGGCTAGAAATATTAAAAAGGGAAGCCATTTAGCAGGGCATCAAAAGAAAGAAGATTATATCAAATACCTATATTATGGCTTGATAATTCTCTTGGTGGTTTCGCCACTCTGGAAGGGTGTTTTTCTTGAACGAGATCAACTGATAATAAACCTTCTAATAGGGATGCTTTTTTTAGTTGCCTTGGTTAAGGGGTTTAATAGTAAATTTTCATTAATTGATATATTAATTGCTTTTTTTGTATTGATAAACTTCATGGCCATAATTAATGGAGCAAATAAATGGCTTTCCATCCAGGCCGCTTATAATTATCTGGGTCTGTTTATGGTATATTTGATTGCTGCAGAATGTATTTGTATTAAAAGGGAACATGAATCGCTTTATACAGCAATATTTATAACTGGTGTTGCTGTTGCTGTGATTGGCCTTTTATCGGCTTCCGACGGCTTAAATCTTTTTGAACGGTCCTTCAGCGGAAACAGGATTGGTTCAACTTTTGGCTACGCCAATACGCTGGCAGTATATTTGTCTGCAGTGTTAATGATTGGTTTAAATGGATTTGGTAAAACAAAAAATACTGCGGAAAGATTGTTTTTATTAATAGCTAATTATTTAATTTTGATATGCTTATTTGGTACTCAGTCTAGGGGAGGTTTTATAACCTTTGCAATAATGACTGCTTTATTATTCATTTATAATTGGGAGGCCTGGAATAAAAATAAGGCATTGGCCCTTATTATGTGTCAGTTAATGGCAGGCGGGGGAATTGGCGTTTTATTTCTGGACAGGGTTATTAGCAAGAGCTATTTTTTTGCCTGGGGGTTAGTGCTGACAGGGGCTGCTGCATTAATAGGGTTTAATTATATATTTCAGAGATATTTCAGCAATAACGACAAAGCAGACAAATATTTAAAGGCCATAATATTTCCTGCGGTTGTCTCAATATTCTTATATGGGATTACAAAAGGAGGCTTTATAGCTTATAATTTGCTGGGTAGAATTATCAACTTAAACATTAACGATGTTGACATTTACCATAGGATAGTATTCTATAAGGACGCAATCAAATTGATTGCCGCATCTCCCTTAATTGGTTATGGCGGCGGCGCCTGGGAAGCGATGTATAAAACAGCTCGATCGCTGCCGTATTACACTACTCAGGTTCATAATAATATACTTGAAATCGCTGTGGAATCGGGTGCACTTGGTCTGCTGTCATTTCTCGGAGCATCGCTATTATTAATAATTAAAGCTTTATTTACAAAAAGTAATAGAGCCTTGGCTCTTCCTGGCATAATTGCGCTGGGGCTGTTTATCCATGGGATTATGGACTTTGATTTTTCATATGGAGCTATTGGGATTATTTTCTGGTCGATGTTGGGTGTAATTAATGGAAATACAAAATCAAAGGGATGGGTTTTACGCCCGGTTAGATTTGCAGCTATTATCATAACAGTGGTTTTTATTTTGAGCACTTGTTCATTGGTGCTGTCGATTTATTATAACGATAAAATAGTAGGGGCTCAAAAGCAGGGTGATATTGATCTGATGCTAAAATATGCGGAAAAAGCAGCGCGCTTTAATCCCTTCGCCGAAAAAACCCATATGAACATTGCCAACATATATTTCAATAAATATGTGGATTCAATGGATGTTAAATATATGGAAAAAGCGCTTGAGCATGTGGATTATGCCATTAAATATGACCGTTACCAGTCAGACTGGTATTCCACTAAAGCTAATTATTTGGCATTTATTGGCGATGCGAGAGCCGTTGATTATTATAAAAAGGCGATTAGTATCAATAAATATGACGGCAGCGAATATGCAGATGCGGCAAATATAGAACTTCTTCTGGCTAAAGATTTAATAATTAATAAAGAAAACATTATTGAGGGTAAAAAACACCTGCTTCAAGCGATTGAAATAGAAAAAATGGCAGAGAGACAGGAAAAAGAAGTGCCGAAAGATTACCCGTGGCGTACTGAATGGCGGCTAAAACACCCCAAGCTTATAAAGACAATTGGGTATGTTTATATATATCTTAATGATATGGAAAAGGCAAAAGAGTATTTTGAGACGTCGAAAAAGTATAATGAGCAGCCCATGGAATGGGCTGAGGTTCTGGTATATGGATATAATATTGAGGCATATGATGATAAGGTAATAAACGAAGTAAATCAAGCCCAAAAAGCTATCGGAATGTTAATGAGCGTAAAATGA